CTAATTTAAAATTGACTATAGGTAATTTAATTCTATTTCACGAGGGAATGCGTTGTTCGGGCGCTATTAGCAATTTCAAGTGAATGCCTCATTCCGAGTGTTAGATATCCGTGCCCATAAAGAAAATTAAAACTCCTCCACGTTGGTTCGCCTCCGTCCTTCAAGCCAATCCGGAATTATTTCTGGAATGGACAGAGTCGGAATTGCGGGCTTTTGCTTCTGCGTTTGAGATTCTGAAAATTTCCGCCGGAAAAACGGTCGTAAATCCGAGTAAGAATTCATCGAAACTATACTTCGTTATCGAAGGAGTTTGTGAGGAATTTTCCTTTCGCGACGCTTCTTCGACAAGAGAAATCGGCTCAGGCGCATATCTTGGCGAACCGAGCTTTTTCCATTGGGAAGAGGGGGTTTTAGGTGTACGTGCAAAAACCGATTCTACATTGGCGGCAATATCAAGACAGGAGTGGAATCGTCTTGAAAAAAAGTTTCCTCATCGGTTGGGACTACTCGCCAGCCGGATAAAAAGCCGACGATTCTTTCGCTTAGCGATCGTTCGACCTAACCAAAAGGAAATTTTGGATTTTCTTTCCAGCATAGAAATACTATTTCATTTCGATCGTAACAAGGTTTCCAAATTGCAATCCTATTTGGAATGGTTGTATGTTCCCGGTGGAGAAAGACTGATTCGTCAGGGTGATCCGGGAAATTCTTTATATATAATTGTTTCCGGGCGTTTCCGATTTGTGACGGAAGACGGAAATGGTAAGAGGATCAGCGAAGGAGAATTCGGAAAGGGAGATATTATTGGAGAGATGTCTTTGCTTACGGGAGAGCCTAGATCCGCTTCGGTTTATGCTCTCCGCTCCGGACAAGTTATTAGGATATCTCGGGACGGCTTTCGCAAATTCATATCCCGATCTCCCGAAGGTTTATTTCACATAACCGAAACGATTGCGCGACGTCTAAATGAGAAAAATCGAGGAGGAGTCAAGGTCGGGCGAAAAGTCCATACGATCGCACTCGTTCCGCTCAGCAAAGGGTTTCCTCTCAAGGAATTTTCTAAGGAGCTATCCAAAAGTTTAAAACCTTTCGGGAGTTCGCTCACTGTGAGTAAGGATAAATTCGAAAAATTCGTTCAACAACAAAGATCGAAAAGAAATCGCGATGAAAATTTCGGAATTTCAGAAATCCTTTCCTGGTTTAACGGACTAGAAAGGGAATATGATAAGGTCTTTTTCGAAGTCGAACACGAAGATTCACTTTGGGTAGAAGCCT
This window of the Leptospira broomii serovar Hurstbridge str. 5399 genome carries:
- a CDS encoding patatin-like phospholipase family protein; the protein is MPIKKIKTPPRWFASVLQANPELFLEWTESELRAFASAFEILKISAGKTVVNPSKNSSKLYFVIEGVCEEFSFRDASSTREIGSGAYLGEPSFFHWEEGVLGVRAKTDSTLAAISRQEWNRLEKKFPHRLGLLASRIKSRRFFRLAIVRPNQKEILDFLSSIEILFHFDRNKVSKLQSYLEWLYVPGGERLIRQGDPGNSLYIIVSGRFRFVTEDGNGKRISEGEFGKGDIIGEMSLLTGEPRSASVYALRSGQVIRISRDGFRKFISRSPEGLFHITETIARRLNEKNRGGVKVGRKVHTIALVPLSKGFPLKEFSKELSKSLKPFGSSLTVSKDKFEKFVQQQRSKRNRDENFGISEILSWFNGLEREYDKVFFEVEHEDSLWVEACLRQADRILILVEPGSALEEECHAWKVLQGGGLHETLRETVFYVEDGYSRWHVLEDLFKKLPGQRHIVRKNRAGEFDRVARRMEGKAVGIALAGGGAKGFAHLGFLHSIRDQGIPIDLIGGTSAGSIMAGLFAMGYDFPEILRLIKKVWIDSKLTRDYTIPFVSLLKGSRYSKAIKDFFGDRKIETLWIPFLAVACNLTKSEPKVFDQGELWKAIRASTSIPGIFPPFYDEGSLYVDGGLWDNLPGLLLREKGADILISVDLGAGSQPAKDQAYGSLVEGRFPGAAPSPWKLIMNNLLPKEQRLDFPHIGEIFMRSMLISSQNSLKKTRESSDIFVEIPARDFSTFDWNEYLRLYDLGYESSQSKAKEWAKIIQDKIYSK